CCTTTTCCCGCTGAGATAATCCAGGACGGCCGCGGTAAATCGTTCCGGTTCTTCCCGTGACGATCGATCCAGTTCGATCATCCTGCATGCGTCGTCGTAGCATTCCCCGAAGTCAGTTTTTATTTTTCGCCCGATGCCTGACTGGAACTTGCTGGAGCCGGTAAGGAAAGGATATTTCTCGAAGATGTCCTCCTTCGGCTTCACGTTAAGGCCCTTTCTCAGGCTCCTGATTTTCGCGTATTCAAGGAAGTTGTCCGGAGTCACGCTGATCCCGGACCTGGCCGCTTCAATCAGCTCCCTGCCGGCCGAATCGTTCAGGCCATAGGGGCCCGCTCCCCTCCTGTCATGGGCCGCCACGGCGTCCTGTTCCGATTCGGTCCGCTGGAATCCGGTGTCCTTTGATATGACAATTGATTCAATCTGGACTTCGCGGGACGCTTCCAGCAGGGATTTCTTTTTTGCATAAAGATAATTGATATAGGTTATTGAGAGCATTATAACAGCAAACAAGGCGTGTATGATTATGGAAAGTAAGTATGGCGAGAATAGGGGCAGGTCATTGCGGATTGATTTTTCCATGGTGGCTATTATTAATAATTGATGCCGCCGCGGAGATAATGTTACCGATAAAAATGAATTAAATTATCATTGAGATTGCGGACTGTTCAGGTCTTCGGGGGCGTTTTCAGGGGTATAGGTTCGTCGCCATCCCCCTTGCTATGGCGGGCTGAATCCCGGGATTGCTATTCCAATCCGAACATGCTACCGGAGGCGGAGGGCGGGACACCTCTTCTTTAAGAATTTTTCCATGTCTTCGTTGGTCTTGTATTTCAGGATCACCTCGTCTGGGTCTTTGGGGTCCTGCACGGCCAGGTCGCTGTTCTTTATCTGGCACTTGTTCCCCATGCCGTCATAAACGACCGGGGAGGACCAGATCTTGGCATGGGCCGATGATCCGGTCATCCATCCGTAATCTATCAGGAGGAAGCCTTTTTCCGGCTTGATCTCGACGCCGCCTTTCTTCTTCACCATTTCGTCAAAGTGCTCCAGGGGGGTCGTGGTGACCGTGAACCCTTCAATGGCCGAGACGTCGCCCGATTCCGCCGAAAAGGTGACCTTGTACCCGTAGGGTGACATCCCTTCGATCGTGTTGTCGTCCACCCTGGTGAATGTCGGCTGTACGCTCTCCCGGAAAGGCAGCAGCCGGTAGGTGTGGGACCCGGTCGATTTGGACATCCTGTCGTAATCATTGGAGCCGACGAACACCATCACCATGCCTTCCTTGTTAAATGAGAAGGACCGGTTCCTGCTTTTATTCTTCATCTGCAGCCGGTATGATGAGTTGGAGGAGAGGCGCCATTCTCCGGCCCTCATTTCCTGGATCGTGATCTCGATGTTGTTGAACGTGGATTGCTTGAATCCCAGGTTGTCTCTTGCCGCAATCCCGCCGGACATGATGGAATAAAAAACAGCTGTCAGGATAATCGACGCAAGGATCATCTTTTTCATGGGTGTTTACTCTCCTGGCTTTATGGCTGGGTAATGCTTTTTCCTGACAATACACCCCGGGTGCTCCCTGTCAATGATTATGAACAGGCCGGATGGTCTTTTTTGCCGCATGAACATATGCAAATTAAATGAGAGGCCGGACCTGGTGAATTCATTGAATTGTCGGTGGCGCTAAATTTCCATCCGCATAAATTAATCAAGAACATGAAAAAATATCTCGCCATTCCGGAAATCCGGTGTATTATTAATACTAACAACCTTGGGTGTTTCCTGACGACGCGACTATCGTAATGGAATGAAGTCGCTTCCGCAACCAGCTTCGACCTGATCTGTGAATGCAAACGACGCACCTCATGTTAAGTGACCCATTCCTACAAAGCCGGGAGGCGATATGGAACTAAGAAAGTATCCCCGCAAAGAAGTAATGCAGAATGCCCTCTGTCTTTTGAGCGACAGGACCATAGCCTGCAACGTGCAGAACCTGTCGTGCGCCGGAGCCTACATCAGGGTTGAAGAGAGCCCGCCGAACTCCATCCCGAAAATCGATATCGGCGTTGACGTTGAAGTGATTTTCCATCCGGAAGAGCCTGGCGTTAAGGGAAAAATTCTTCGTCTCATCAATGAAGCGGATGCCATCTATTTCGCGATCTATTTTCTGCGGCAGTACAACTTCGAATAATACGCGGGCCGTCCCCGCTCTTTCCCCGATCCGTTGCGGTGATTGTCCTTATATGTTCGCTGCTGAATTAAAGTGTTATCTCGTCACCCTGGGCGATGGCGCTGCACGCCATCGCGCTATGACGCGACTTTAACGCCGCGACGCATTCATCCACCATCGCATCGACTTCCGCATCGGAACGGTCCTGGTTGATGTGAAAAAGCCCCAGCCGCTTGACCCCCGCGTCCATTGCCAGGTCTATCACGTCCCGCGAGCAGCTGTGTCCCCAGGACATGCGGTTCCTGTGATACTCCTCATGGGTGAATTCCCCATCATGAACGAGGAGGTCGGCGCCCTTAGAAAACGAAACATAATCCCCATAATCCATGCCGGTGGGATGACGGAATGCCAGCTTTTTGCTCCCGGATTCTTTAAAACCGATTTCATTGTCGGTCAGATAAACAAAGGTTTTGCCGTCTTCGATGAATTTATAGCCGATGGCATTGTTGGGATGGTTGAGATTGATGGGGAATATTTTAATGGAATCTATCGTTATGGATTCCTGGCAGGTCCCGGCGAAATGTACGGCGCTTTTCAATTCAGCGAGTTTTACCGGAAAAAAGGGCGGTTCCATCACGTTCGAAATGATATTGTTGATGGCGATCTGAGAATCAGAGCAGCCGGCGATGACGATCCGGGTGCCGGTCACATACAATGGCTTAAAAAAGGGAAAGCCGATGATATGGTCCCAGTGGGCATGGGTAAATATGATATGGATTCTCTTTTTCTTTTCGTCGATGAGCCTGTTACCCAATTCCCTGACGCCGGTGCCGGTATCAACGATGATCACCTCGTCGTTTTTCGTCCGTATTTCCACGCAGGCGGTGTCCCCTCCATATTTTATGAACTGAGGGCCTGATACGGGAATCGAGCCGCGGGAACCCCAGAACTTTATGTTCATGATATTGGTCCTGTTTTATTGTTTGCTTCTTATCATGAATGTATTGGATTATGGTGGATAATTCAAGCATAATAAATTGACTTGTCGCGAAACTGCGTCTCGCCCTCGCGGCAATACCGCCGCAGCGTCTGATAAATATAGGCTCCAGTCTTCGGGTGAATATCAGAAAAACATTATCTTGATTCCTCTCTATCGATCGTATGCACCAATTTTCCATTCAATGAAACATTGAATATGGCAGATCCTTCTTCTGTGTTGAACAGGGCTCGAACTCAAAAAAAACTCAAAAAATGTATCGACCCTATTGACTTTTTCCCAATGATTCATTATATATAAGTTATCATTTATATAAACGGATATTTATATGAGTAAGAAAGTATATGCCGACATCGGCGTATTGCAGCTGATTTTCCAGACCCTGTCCGATGCCAACAGGCTGACAATAATCAAATATATCAATGACAGCGAATGTTCGGTCAGCCAGATCGTGGAAGAGACGGGATTGTCCCAACCTCTCGTATCGCATCACTTGAAAACATTGAGGGAACGGCAGATCCTTGAGACCGCCAGGAATGGTCCTTTTATATATTACCGCTTAAAAGATAAAAAATTACTGAAAATCTTCGATTCGATTTTAGAGGTTGTCGGTCCCATCGATGAAAGCAAGCTCGGCAAGCCATTCAGATGCGGACCAATGTCGTGTCGATGACAGGGAGGAGAAATGAGCATAAAAGATAAAATGATGGATTCAATGATGGGGAAGATGAGCGCCGAAGAAAAACGGCAGATGATGGAAGCGATGATGAGCAGGTTTTTTGATACTATGACGAAGGAGGAAAAACAGAACATGATGCAGGCAATGATGGATAAATTCTTCGGGACCATGTCGGCTGAAGAGAAAAGGGAGATGATGAGCGGCATGATGCCGAAGATGATGGCGGGCATGATGGGCGGAGGCGGATCCCCCATGATGGGCATGATGAAAAACATGATGGGAAAAATGATGGGCGGAAAAAAGGAAGGCGATGAGAAGGAAAGCGGCCCCATGGGATTCAATCCGATGGAAATGTGCCAGAAGATGATGATGAACATGGGAAAAACGAGCGAGATGGCGAGCTATGCCACCCCGGAAGTGCGCGCGCTGTTTGAAGAATGGTCGGAACAAATAGAAAATGAGATCTACAATTACCTGAAGGAAACCGGGACGGTTGATCCTGATAACCTTGCCGAGCATTTCAAGCTTTCAAAAGACAGCATCAATTTCTTTTTGTCCAAGCTTGCGCAAAAGGGAAAAATCAAGCTGAAAGCCGAGAAAGCATAATGAGGGCTTCGCCCTAAACCCAATAGGCGCAGGGGAACCCTGCGGGGCTCATTAAGGGGCTCCGCCCCTTAGATTCCGTAAAAAAGTTTTCACTAAAGACACAAAAAGTATAGGGTGATACTTTTAAATTATTTGCAAAGATGATTAATCGCCTCATGGAGGATTAGTTTATGAACGCCCGGAAGATATTCGTTATTTTTGTTCATATGTTTATCGGCTGGTTAGTTTGTTCGGCCATAATGGGAATAGGCCGGCAGTTCATTCCAATTGATACGCTGCTGATAGCTCATCTCATCGCGGTGCCCGTGGTGTTTTCTCTCATCTCAATTGTATACTTCTCGAAGTATAATTACTCCACTCCTGTTGTCACTGCCCTGATTTTTACATCGTTCATAATAGTGATGGATTTCCTGATTTGGGCAGTGCTGTTGTTAAAGAGTATGGAGATGTTCCAGAGTATATTGGGAACATGGATCCCGTTTCTGTTGATCTTTCTTTCTACTTTTACTACGGGCCTAATAATAAAAAGGCGAAATCAACGGAATAATATCAATTGAATGAAAGCATATGAATAATTTCGGGAAAAAAATAATAATCTATGCTGCATTTGTCCTGGGGGCCGGATCATTGATTATGTTTTATATGTTCCTGTTCCTGGGTTCATTCACTCTTGTCAATTTGAATATGGGATTGCTCCCGGCGCTGGCCCTTGACGCCTTTCTTTCCATTCTTTTCTTTCTACAGCACAGCTTGTTGATAAGAAGGAATGTCCGTAATAGACTATCAAAAATAGTACCTGATCCCTACTATGGCGCGTTCTATGCGATAACATCCGGAGCAGCCTTGCTCATCATGATTCTGTTCTGGCAGCGTACGGCTGCCATCGCAAGCGCAGAAGGACTGATCTACTGGCTGCTGCGATTATCATTTATCCTGTCCATGGCAGGGTTTTATTGGGGTGTAAAAGCCCTTGGCGCGTTTGATCCATTTGGTGTTGTGAAAATAAAGCTCTCCATGAGGAACAGGGAGCTGAAAATTGTCCCTCTCGCCATAAGGGGGCCCTACCGGTGGGTGCGACACCCATTATATTTTTTCTCGCTTATAATGATATGGGCCTGTCCCGATCTTGCGTTTGACAAACTGCTCTTCAATGTCATGTGGTCCCTGTGGATTTTTATTGCTACAATGCTTGAGGAGCGGGACCTGGTTCGTGAGTTTGGAAATGGATACCGTGAATATCAGAAAAAGGTGCCGATGCTGATCCCCTATAAGAAACCGTTATAACACTCCAGAGTCGATAAATTTTCATTGACCTTTCATATTTTTACAATAATAATTGCTACTATCCATCTATAACAGTATTATAAATATATATAATATTTCGCAGCCGATTACACCAGATTTGGACGTCACCGGGAAGGGGCGAAACGGCCTGCGGAACTCGGACAAAAAAATGAAAACTCAGACAGTCCTCGGCTCGTTCCGCCCCTTCCCGGTGACATATGTACGCATGTTTAGCAACCAGTTTTTTCTGAAACGGATATAGAAGGTCAGTACATGCTCAGCTACAATGAAATACATGACAGCTATTATCAAAAAATATTGAGGTACCTGTCCCGTATCGTGGGGCAGGATGAGGCTGAGGATATTTCCCAGGAAGTATTCATAAAAATCAATAAAAGCCTCGATACGCTTCAGGATGAAAATAAGCTTACCTATTGGATTTATCGCGTTGCCCTCAACGCCGCCCGGGACCATATCAGAACGAAGAAATCGAAAGTACCCGTTGTCTCTATTGAGGACCTTGCAGGTTCGATGGACTCCGGATGCCACTCCAGGCTGAAAGAGTTTGCCGATAGCCGCGCCAAAACTCCTGAGGAAAAGCTGATAAAGGATGAAATGCTGCAGTGCTACATCGATTACGTTGAAAAACTGCCGGAAAAATATTACCAAATATATGTCCTCGATGAATTCGAGGGCTTTTCCAACCAGGAAATCGCCGACAAGCTTTCAATAAGCCTGGATACCGTTAAGATCAGGCTCCACCGGGCCAGAAACGAGCTCAATGAGCTGCTGAGGAAAAACTGCAGTTGTTATTCCGATAAAAACGGCAATATCATGTGCGAGCCGTGCGAACCTAAAGAATAAGACACACCAATATACATAGACCCCCCTCGTGGCCCTGGCCGGAAGTCTGGCGGGCATAGAGTCTATCCGAAGTAATCCTTTAAAAAATCAAAAAAATCATCTCCTTCCGTATCCTTCGCGTTGCCGTATCCGTCATTTGAAATAGATGGCTGATACAACACGAAATGGCGAAGCCACGAATCGGTATTAATATTTTGGAGGTATGAAATGGTTGAATCCATAATGAACTTACACAAATGTGCCGACTGCTCTATCCGGTGCAGGGCACAGGCGAGGCCGCGGTCGCTTTTTGCACGCATTCATCGGTGGCATATGAAATGGTGGCCCGGCTGGAGGATCTACCAGGAGGAGCTGCGCGCCGATGGCGCCAAGGCAATGACGTGCATTTGAGAATGGACGGCAGGATGGTTTCCGGGCATACTTGGCAGCGGAAACCATCCTGCACAGCTGCATCTAATTTAAAATCGGAGGACATAATAATGAGAGAAAAACGGGAACATGTCGAAAGCAGGTTCTTTTCCGCTGCTTTTGGCGTAATAATCATCGCGGTAGGGCTGGGTTGGTTGTTGCAGACAATCGGAGTCCTGCCTGAAGGGTTTGAAATTTTAAACTACGTTTGTCCTGTCTGTATCGTTCTTTTGGGTATGCGGATACTGATAGGGCATACCACGAAAGGAAATAATAATCAAAAAATTATGGAGAATACCAATGTCAAAATGTGAACATTGCAAATTCAGGAATTATTCGGAGAAAAACCCGGAAAAACTGATCAGCAGGATCTGGAAATGGCACACCACCTGGTGCCCGGGATGGAAAAAATACCAGCGGGAGCTCAGGAAAAGTGAATTTTCCTGCTGCCAGGGCATGACTTGTGCTGAGAAGTAACATTAAATAAATCGAGGAGAGGTGCGTGAGATGTTACAGTATGGTATGCTGGCCGGTTTTATTTCATTCTCGATCGTTCTGGCGCTGTTCGTGATACGGATCGTTTCGAGGGGCATCAGCATTGTTGCCAGGCCGCCTATCAATCCGCTGGCATTTGTAACAGCCAAACTATGCGCCTTTTCTTCATGCTTTTTCATCCCGGCCGGTATTATCCGGCCGGAGCTGAAATGGTATGAGGCGCCGGAATGGCTGGGCCTGACCGCATTGCTGCCGTTTTTCTCCGGGATAGTTATCGCGGCTGTGGCAATGAAAAAGCTGGGCGATGATCTTATCTTCGGACTTCCTGAAGGCTCTATAAGCTCCCTTAAAACCGATGGGATCTTCAGGTTCAGCAGAAATCCTCTCTACCTCGGATTCATCCTGCTCATCCTGTCATCGTGCCTGATTACGCCGAATCCCTTCAATTTTGCGGCGGCAATCATTGCGATTCTCATTCATCACAGGATAATCCTGCAGGAGGAGAATTATCTGTTGTCCAGGCTCGGGGATAGGTATAAGGATTATATGAAAGCGACAGGGAGATATTTATTACGCATATAGTGGAATTGGTATAATCAGCAGGAAGCGCAGGTCATAAATAATTATTCTTTATTTGCTTGACAATTATTGCAATATTGGCAAAATTGTCAAATATTCATTAAAGGATAATCAGATGGATCCGAAAGTCTGGTCATTGTGCGAAGCCCGAGCCAATATAATCAAAGCAGTCTCTCATCCGGCGAGGCTATTTATAGTAGAGGAGCTGCAAAAGGGAGAGAGGTGCGTGTGTGAATTGACCGAAATGCTGGATTTCGATACATCCACTATATCGAAGCACCTGTCCATATTGAAAAATGCCGGCATCCTCGGCGACAGGAGAGATGGAACCAAAAGCATTTATTTTTTAAAGGTTCCCTGCATACTCAACTTCTTCGGGTGTATTGAGGAAGTGATGGAATCGAATCTTAAACAGCAGAATGAGATTCTCATGACCTGCAAGAAAAGGTAAGTAAATTTTTTTAAAGTATTTATGGCGATTTTGTCAAATTGTCATAATTAAGCTTTAGGAGGAACATGATGTTGCTGGAAATACTCGGAAGCGGCTGCGCCAAGTGCAAAAAACTCGAGGAGTTGACGAAAGAGGCGGTTGGTGAAATGGGAGTCGATGCTTTTGTAAATCATGTCACAGACATCAAGGTAATAATGAACTATGGCGTCATGACCACGCCAGCCCTGGTAGTTGACGGAGTGGTGAAGGTCGCCGGTAAAGTGCCGTCTAAAGATGAAATTAAAAAATTGATAAGCACTAAATAGAGGATAGATTCATGAGCGAGTGCTGTACCGGGAATAATACGAGTCCAACCATTGACTCTCAAAACAATGAGAGAAAAATAAAGCTGACGGCCCTATTGCCGTTATTGCTCATCCCTGTTGGTATCGTTCTGTATATTTTTCTTGAAAGCGGTGTAAATTACATTGTCTATTCCTTGCTTGGATTGGACAAGACCTCGCATCTTACCGAAGCGATACGCTTTTTTCTGTTTGAAGTGCCCAAGGTCCTGCTGCTTCTGACATTCATCGTTTTTGTCGTTGGCATTATCCGTTCCTTTTTTTCACCGGAAAAAACACGCAAAGCCCTGGAAGGGAAGCCCCTCTTTGTTGGAAACATCATGGGAGCCACCCTCGGTATTGTAACGCCATTTTGTACCTGCTCCGCGATCCCGCTTTTTCTCGGATTCATGGAGGGCGGCATCCCCCTGGGTGTCACATTCTCCTTTCTGGTGGCGGCTCCCATGATCAATGAAGTCGCGCTCGTGCTCCTCTTCGGTCTGTTTGGATGGAAGACGGCTGTTTTATACGCCTCCACCGGCCTTATTATCGCGATACTGTCCGGCTGGATCATCGGTAAACTGAAAGTTCAGCGTTTTGTCGAGGATTGGGTTTATGAAATAAAGGCGGGGAAAATCGAGATCGAAGAAAGAAAAATAACATTCATTGAAAGAATACAGGCGGGATATCTTGCCGTAATAGATATCGTCTCAAAGGTGTGGGTATATATCGTGATCGGGATTGCCGTGGGAGCGGGAATACACGGTTACGTTCCGGAGAATTTCATGGCGTCCATCATGGGAAAATCGGCATGGTGGTCTATACCGGTGGCTGTTCTCATCGGCGTGCCCATGTATTCGAACGCAGCCGGCATTATCCCGATAGTCCAGGCCCTTCTCGAAAAGGGCGCGTCCCTCGGGACCACGCTTGCCTTCATGATGTCGGTCATCGGGCTTTCGCTTCCGGAGATGATTATTTTAAAAAAGGTCCTTAAGCTGCCGCTGATCTTCATATTTGTCGGCATCGTTGCGGTGGGCATTATGATCGTTGGATATGTTTTCAATCTGATATATTAAACTATATAGCAAAAAGGGGAGGATTATTATGGCTGATTGTTGTTCTGGCGGCGTAAAACTATTGTATTCATGCTCCGGCGCGGCCGATGTTGGCCAGATTGCGGACCAGGTTTCTCGAAAGCTCCGTGATAAGGGATTCGCGCGCCTTACCTGTCTTGCCGGTGTCGGAGCGGACCTTTCGGGCTTTGTTGAATCCGCCCGCGGCGCTGATCTGAACATTACCATTGACGGCTGCGGGACCATGTGCGCGAAAAAAGCGCTCGAACGAGTCGGTGTTTCTGCTACCTCATATGTTCTGACTGATTTTGGCATTGAGAAGGGTAAAACCCCTTTTACCGAGAAGATTGTGGCTGAATTGAGCGACAGGATCATGGGGCAGGGTGCGCCGATATCTGAAGCAAAGGCTTCGGGTTGCTCGTGCAGTTAGATCTTCTGATATGACATTATAAAAGGATTGCTTCATGAAAATAAGAAGGATAGTGACTATTGTATTATCGATTTTTGTAGCTACTAGTATTGTCTACCTTGTCGCAACAGAAGTGCGAAAGCCGGATAAAACCGAAACAGCATCGGAAGGAACGCAACAAAATGCCGCGGCCATGGAAAACCATGCGATCACGGTCTATTATTTTCATACAACGTTCCGGTGTCCAACCTGCCGGAAAATTGAGGCATTGACCGAATCGACGGTTAAGAACTTTTTTTCTGCGGAATTGGCGGAAAAGAAAATCATATGGAAGCCGGTAAATATTGAGCTGCCTGAAAACAGGCATTTTGCCGACGATTACAAGCTGTTCACAAAATCAGTGGTTATCGTTGATTCGGCTAGCGGCAAGCAGATACGATGGAAGAACCTGGATAAAATCTGGGAGCTGGTGCGGGATGAATCGGCTTTTACTTGTTATATTAAAAACGAGATAACAGGATATTTAAAGGGCATATGAGCGAAGGAATATCATCCGGCTTGATTGCCGCCATCTGGCTGGGCATTCTCACGTCAATAAGCCCCTGTCCCCTTGCGACAAACATCGCCGCTGTCTCTTTTATCGGAAAAAACGCCGCTGAAGCAAAAAAGGTCTTTATCACCGGAACATTGTATCTGCTGGGAAGGGCGACCGCCTATGCCGCGCTTGCGGCGTTAATTGTCGCGAGCCTGCTTTCTATTCCGGCGGTGTCAAACTTTTTGCAGAGTTATATAAACAAGATACTCGGTCCGGTTCTCATCATTGCCGGTATGCTTCTCATGGAGCTTGTAAGCCTTCCGGCCGGCAGAGGGACCGATACATCAAGGCTCCAGCGCCTTGCGGAAAAGAACCTTTTTGCCGCTTCCTTCGCGATGGGAATTATATTCGCTCTCGCCTTTTGTCCGGTATCAGCGGCATTGTTTTTCGGGAGTCTTATCCCTGTCGCTGTCCAACAACAATCGCCGGTCCTTCTCCCCGCTATTTATGGCGCCGGCACGGCCTTGCCGGTTTTATTCTTTGCGCTGGTGCTGGCTTTCGGTGCCAACTATCTATCAAAGGTTTTCAATGCCGTTTCCCGCGTCGAAGTGTGGGCGCGGAGAATT
Above is a genomic segment from Spirochaetota bacterium containing:
- a CDS encoding PilZ domain-containing protein — protein: MELRKYPRKEVMQNALCLLSDRTIACNVQNLSCAGAYIRVEESPPNSIPKIDIGVDVEVIFHPEEPGVKGKILRLINEADAIYFAIYFLRQYNFE
- a CDS encoding MBL fold metallo-hydrolase, which translates into the protein MNIKFWGSRGSIPVSGPQFIKYGGDTACVEIRTKNDEVIIVDTGTGVRELGNRLIDEKKKRIHIIFTHAHWDHIIGFPFFKPLYVTGTRIVIAGCSDSQIAINNIISNVMEPPFFPVKLAELKSAVHFAGTCQESITIDSIKIFPINLNHPNNAIGYKFIEDGKTFVYLTDNEIGFKESGSKKLAFRHPTGMDYGDYVSFSKGADLLVHDGEFTHEEYHRNRMSWGHSCSRDVIDLAMDAGVKRLGLFHINQDRSDAEVDAMVDECVAALKSRHSAMACSAIAQGDEITL
- a CDS encoding winged helix-turn-helix transcriptional regulator, yielding MSKKVYADIGVLQLIFQTLSDANRLTIIKYINDSECSVSQIVEETGLSQPLVSHHLKTLRERQILETARNGPFIYYRLKDKKLLKIFDSILEVVGPIDESKLGKPFRCGPMSCR
- a CDS encoding isoprenylcysteine carboxylmethyltransferase family protein, which produces MNNFGKKIIIYAAFVLGAGSLIMFYMFLFLGSFTLVNLNMGLLPALALDAFLSILFFLQHSLLIRRNVRNRLSKIVPDPYYGAFYAITSGAALLIMILFWQRTAAIASAEGLIYWLLRLSFILSMAGFYWGVKALGAFDPFGVVKIKLSMRNRELKIVPLAIRGPYRWVRHPLYFFSLIMIWACPDLAFDKLLFNVMWSLWIFIATMLEERDLVREFGNGYREYQKKVPMLIPYKKPL
- a CDS encoding RNA polymerase sigma factor, which encodes MLSYNEIHDSYYQKILRYLSRIVGQDEAEDISQEVFIKINKSLDTLQDENKLTYWIYRVALNAARDHIRTKKSKVPVVSIEDLAGSMDSGCHSRLKEFADSRAKTPEEKLIKDEMLQCYIDYVEKLPEKYYQIYVLDEFEGFSNQEIADKLSISLDTVKIRLHRARNELNELLRKNCSCYSDKNGNIMCEPCEPKE
- a CDS encoding isoprenylcysteine carboxylmethyltransferase family protein; this encodes MLQYGMLAGFISFSIVLALFVIRIVSRGISIVARPPINPLAFVTAKLCAFSSCFFIPAGIIRPELKWYEAPEWLGLTALLPFFSGIVIAAVAMKKLGDDLIFGLPEGSISSLKTDGIFRFSRNPLYLGFILLILSSCLITPNPFNFAAAIIAILIHHRIILQEENYLLSRLGDRYKDYMKATGRYLLRI
- a CDS encoding winged helix-turn-helix transcriptional regulator, which produces MDPKVWSLCEARANIIKAVSHPARLFIVEELQKGERCVCELTEMLDFDTSTISKHLSILKNAGILGDRRDGTKSIYFLKVPCILNFFGCIEEVMESNLKQQNEILMTCKKR
- a CDS encoding TM0996/MTH895 family glutaredoxin-like protein, translating into MLLEILGSGCAKCKKLEELTKEAVGEMGVDAFVNHVTDIKVIMNYGVMTTPALVVDGVVKVAGKVPSKDEIKKLISTK
- a CDS encoding permease; the encoded protein is MSECCTGNNTSPTIDSQNNERKIKLTALLPLLLIPVGIVLYIFLESGVNYIVYSLLGLDKTSHLTEAIRFFLFEVPKVLLLLTFIVFVVGIIRSFFSPEKTRKALEGKPLFVGNIMGATLGIVTPFCTCSAIPLFLGFMEGGIPLGVTFSFLVAAPMINEVALVLLFGLFGWKTAVLYASTGLIIAILSGWIIGKLKVQRFVEDWVYEIKAGKIEIEERKITFIERIQAGYLAVIDIVSKVWVYIVIGIAVGAGIHGYVPENFMASIMGKSAWWSIPVAVLIGVPMYSNAAGIIPIVQALLEKGASLGTTLAFMMSVIGLSLPEMIILKKVLKLPLIFIFVGIVAVGIMIVGYVFNLIY
- a CDS encoding putative zinc-binding protein, with translation MADCCSGGVKLLYSCSGAADVGQIADQVSRKLRDKGFARLTCLAGVGADLSGFVESARGADLNITIDGCGTMCAKKALERVGVSATSYVLTDFGIEKGKTPFTEKIVAELSDRIMGQGAPISEAKASGCSCS
- a CDS encoding sulfite exporter TauE/SafE family protein is translated as MSEGISSGLIAAIWLGILTSISPCPLATNIAAVSFIGKNAAEAKKVFITGTLYLLGRATAYAALAALIVASLLSIPAVSNFLQSYINKILGPVLIIAGMLLMELVSLPAGRGTDTSRLQRLAEKNLFAASFAMGIIFALAFCPVSAALFFGSLIPVAVQQQSPVLLPAIYGAGTALPVLFFALVLAFGANYLSKVFNAVSRVEVWARRITGVLFILIGVYFCLTYIFKIQMW